The following proteins are co-located in the Neisseria sp. Marseille-Q6792 genome:
- the dnaN gene encoding DNA polymerase III subunit beta — MLILQAERDSLLKPLQAVTGIVERRHTLPILSNVLIEGKGGQTKLLATDLEIQIDTAGPESGAGDFRITTNAKKFQDILRALPVGALVSLDWDDNRLTLKAGKSRFALQTLPAEDFPQMNIGKDVSAVFELEQEAFKSMLSQVQYSMAVQDIRYYLNGLLMQVEGGQLRLVATDGHRLAYSACAIDADLPRAEVILPRKTVLELFKLLNNPSDPIQVELLDKQVRFRCNGTTIVSKVIDGKFPDFNRVIPLDNDKIFVLSRAELLGALERVSILANEKFRGARLFLQPGLLSVVCSNNEQEEAREEIEIAYQGGGLEVGFNIGYLMDVLRNIHSDDVQLAFGDTNRSTLFTVPNNPNFKYIVMPMRI; from the coding sequence ATGTTGATTTTACAAGCTGAGCGCGACAGCCTGCTCAAGCCGTTGCAAGCTGTTACCGGCATTGTCGAACGCCGCCACACCCTGCCCATCCTGTCCAATGTCCTGATTGAGGGCAAAGGTGGTCAGACCAAACTCTTGGCAACCGATTTGGAAATCCAAATCGACACTGCAGGTCCCGAGAGCGGTGCGGGCGACTTCCGCATCACCACCAATGCCAAGAAATTTCAGGATATTTTACGGGCACTGCCGGTAGGTGCATTGGTTTCGTTGGATTGGGACGACAACCGTCTGACGTTGAAGGCGGGCAAGTCCCGTTTTGCCCTGCAAACCCTGCCTGCCGAAGATTTTCCGCAAATGAATATCGGCAAGGATGTCAGTGCCGTTTTCGAGTTGGAACAGGAAGCCTTCAAGTCCATGCTTTCACAGGTTCAATACAGTATGGCGGTGCAGGACATCCGCTATTATCTCAACGGTTTGCTGATGCAGGTTGAAGGCGGGCAATTGCGCCTTGTGGCGACAGACGGACACCGGCTTGCTTATTCGGCTTGCGCCATTGATGCGGATTTGCCGCGCGCCGAAGTGATTTTGCCGCGCAAAACGGTTTTGGAGCTTTTCAAACTGTTGAATAATCCGTCCGATCCGATTCAGGTAGAACTCTTGGACAAGCAGGTTCGCTTCCGTTGCAACGGCACAACCATCGTCAGCAAGGTCATTGACGGCAAATTCCCTGATTTCAACCGCGTGATTCCTTTGGATAACGACAAGATTTTCGTTTTGTCCCGTGCCGAACTTTTGGGCGCGCTGGAACGTGTGTCCATTCTTGCCAACGAAAAATTCCGTGGCGCGCGATTGTTCCTGCAACCCGGCCTGTTGAGCGTCGTGTGCAGTAACAACGAGCAGGAAGAAGCGCGCGAAGAAATCGAAATCGCCTATCAGGGCGGCGGACTTGAGGTCGGTTTCAATATCGGTTATCTGATGGATGTGTTGCGAAATATTCATTCCGACGATGTGCAGCTTGCTTTCGGCGATACCAACCGTTCGACCTTGTTTACCGTACCGAACAATCCGAATTTCAAATATATCGTGATGCCGATGCGTATCTGA
- the dnaA gene encoding chromosomal replication initiator protein DnaA has translation MTLAEFWPLCLRRLHDILPHGQFAQWIAPLTVGEEGEVWVVYGKNQFACNMLKSQFAGKIEAVMQELVPNRAAFIFKPGEGIRYEMADVEVVEKPPVHEVRDELPVQAELSDEMPSEGPAKSVQAKTAEDIVAERMKNLLHEPRHTAEPASRPESEVLAKARTDAQRDAEEARYEQTNLSSDYTFDTLVEGKGNRLAAAAAQAIAESPGQSYNPFFLYGSTGLGKTHLVQAVGNELLKNRPDAKVRYMHSDDYIRSFMKAVRNNTYDVFKQQYKQYDLLIIDDIQFIKGKDRTMEEFFYLYNHFHNEKKQLILTCDVLPAKIEGMDDRLKSRFSWGLTLELEPPELEMRIAILQKKAEAAGISIEDEAALFIANLIRSNVRELEGAFNRVSASSRFMNRPVIDIDLARTALQDIIAEKHKVITADIIIDAVAKYYRIKISDVLGKKRTRNIARPRQVAMSLTKELTTLSLPSIGDSFGGRDHTTVMHGIRAVSKLREEDPELAQDYEKLLILIQN, from the coding sequence ATGACACTAGCAGAGTTTTGGCCGCTGTGCCTCCGCCGTCTTCACGATATATTGCCTCACGGGCAGTTTGCGCAATGGATTGCGCCCCTTACGGTCGGTGAAGAAGGGGAAGTGTGGGTGGTGTACGGCAAGAACCAGTTTGCCTGCAATATGCTTAAGAGCCAGTTTGCCGGGAAAATCGAGGCGGTGATGCAGGAATTGGTGCCTAACCGTGCCGCATTCATATTCAAACCCGGCGAAGGTATACGCTATGAGATGGCGGATGTCGAGGTTGTAGAAAAACCGCCCGTGCACGAGGTGCGGGATGAATTGCCGGTGCAGGCGGAGTTGTCGGATGAAATGCCGTCTGAAGGGCCTGCTAAATCCGTACAGGCGAAAACGGCGGAGGATATTGTGGCGGAACGTATGAAAAACCTCCTGCATGAGCCGCGCCATACTGCCGAACCTGCTTCCCGACCGGAGTCGGAGGTGCTTGCGAAAGCGCGGACGGATGCGCAGCGTGATGCGGAAGAGGCGCGTTACGAACAAACCAACCTGTCTTCGGATTACACGTTTGATACGTTGGTCGAAGGTAAGGGCAACCGCCTTGCAGCTGCCGCCGCGCAGGCGATAGCGGAAAGTCCGGGACAGAGTTATAACCCGTTTTTCCTCTATGGCAGTACGGGTTTGGGTAAAACCCACTTGGTTCAGGCCGTGGGTAACGAGCTGTTGAAAAACCGCCCCGATGCGAAAGTGCGCTATATGCATTCGGACGACTATATCCGCAGCTTTATGAAGGCGGTTCGTAACAATACCTATGACGTATTCAAGCAGCAATACAAGCAATACGACTTGCTGATTATCGACGACATCCAGTTCATCAAAGGCAAAGACCGTACGATGGAGGAATTCTTCTATCTGTACAATCATTTCCACAACGAGAAAAAACAGCTCATCCTCACTTGCGATGTGTTGCCTGCGAAAATCGAAGGCATGGACGACCGGCTCAAATCGCGTTTCTCTTGGGGTTTGACTTTGGAACTCGAACCGCCCGAATTGGAAATGCGCATCGCCATTTTGCAGAAAAAGGCAGAGGCGGCGGGTATCAGCATTGAAGACGAGGCGGCATTGTTTATTGCCAACCTGATCCGTTCCAATGTGCGCGAATTGGAAGGTGCGTTCAACCGTGTCAGTGCGAGCAGCCGCTTTATGAATCGGCCGGTTATCGATATCGATTTGGCACGTACGGCTTTGCAGGATATTATTGCCGAGAAGCATAAGGTCATTACCGCCGATATCATTATTGATGCCGTTGCCAAATATTACCGTATCAAAATCAGCGATGTGCTCGGTAAGAAACGGACACGAAACATTGCCCGTCCGCGCCAGGTGGCGATGAGCCTGACCAAAGAGCTGACCACATTGAGCCTGCCGTCTATCGGCGATTCGTTTGGCGGGCGCGACCATACGACCGTTATGCACGGCATCAGAGCCGTGTCGAAACTGCGCGAGGAAGATCCGGAATTGGCTCAGGATTATGAAAAGCTGCTGATTCTGATTCAAAACTGA
- the rpmH gene encoding 50S ribosomal protein L34 — protein sequence MKRTYQPSVTKRKRTHGFLVRSKTRGGRAVLAARRAKGRKRLAV from the coding sequence ATGAAACGCACTTATCAACCTTCCGTTACCAAACGCAAACGCACCCACGGCTTCCTGGTGCGCTCCAAAACACGCGGCGGCCGCGCAGTATTGGCCGCACGCCGCGCCAAAGGCCGCAAACGCCTGGCGGTATAA
- the rnpA gene encoding ribonuclease P protein component: protein MDYRFGKQYRLLKTDDFSSVFAFRKRRSRDLLQVSRSDGNGLGHPRLGLVVGKKTAKRANERNYMKRVIRDWFRLNKNKLPPQDFVVRAHRKFGRDAAAQAREELAQLMLGGSDPNCKKQA from the coding sequence TTGGACTACCGCTTCGGAAAGCAGTACCGCTTGTTAAAAACGGATGATTTTTCATCCGTTTTTGCATTCAGGAAACGCCGCAGCCGAGACCTTCTGCAAGTCTCCCGTTCAGACGGCAACGGACTGGGGCACCCCCGCCTCGGGCTGGTCGTCGGTAAAAAAACAGCCAAACGGGCCAACGAACGGAATTACATGAAACGCGTTATCCGCGACTGGTTCAGATTAAATAAAAACAAGCTGCCGCCGCAAGATTTCGTTGTCCGCGCCCATCGGAAATTCGGCAGGGACGCTGCGGCACAGGCACGGGAAGAACTGGCGCAGCTCATGCTGGGCGGTTCGGATCCAAACTGCAAAAAACAGGCATAA
- the yidD gene encoding membrane protein insertion efficiency factor YidD: MNFLLSKLLLVLIRFYQYCISPLIPPRCRYTPTCSQYAVEAVKKYGAFKGGLLAAKRIARCHPLGGHGHDPVP; encoded by the coding sequence ATGAACTTTCTGTTATCCAAACTGCTGCTGGTTCTGATAAGGTTCTACCAATACTGCATCAGCCCGCTGATTCCGCCCCGCTGCCGCTATACGCCGACCTGTTCGCAATATGCCGTCGAAGCCGTCAAAAAATATGGCGCATTCAAAGGCGGCCTGCTTGCGGCAAAACGCATCGCCCGATGCCACCCCCTCGGCGGACACGGACACGACCCCGTTCCCTGA
- the yidC gene encoding membrane protein insertase YidC: MDFKRLTAFFAIALVIMIGWEKMFPTPKPVPAPQQAAQQQAVTASAEAALAPATPITVTTDTVQAVIDEKSGDLRRLTLLKYKANGNENKPFSLFDDSKEYTYVAQSELLDAQGNNILKGVNFTAAQKQYSLNGDKVEVRLSAPETNGLKIDKVYTFTKDSYLVNVRFDITNTSGKPANLSADYRIVRDHSQPEGQGYFTRSYLGPVVYTPEDKFQKVSFSDLDDDAKSGKNEAEYARKTQTGWLGMIEHHFMSAWILQPKGGQSVCAAGDCRIDIKRRNDNLYSTSVSVPLAAIQNGAKAETAINLYAGPQTTSVIANIADNLQLAKDYGKVHWFASPLFWLLNQLHNIIGNWGWAIVVLTIIVKAVLYPLTNASYRSMAKMRAAAPKLQAIKEKYGDDRMAQQQAMMQLYKDEKINPLGGCLPMLLQIPVFIGLYWALFASVELRQAPWLGWITDLSRSDPYYILPIIMAVTMFAQTFLNPPPTDPMQAKMMKIMPLVFSVMFFFFPAGLVLYWVVNNLLTITQQWHINRSIEKQRAQGEVVS, translated from the coding sequence ATGGATTTTAAAAGACTCACGGCGTTTTTCGCCATCGCACTGGTGATTATGATCGGATGGGAAAAGATGTTCCCCACTCCGAAGCCCGTCCCCGCTCCCCAACAGGCAGCACAACAACAGGCCGTAACTGCTTCCGCCGAAGCCGCGCTCGCCCCCGCAACGCCGATTACCGTAACGACCGACACGGTTCAAGCCGTCATTGATGAAAAAAGCGGCGACCTGCGTCGGCTGACCCTGCTCAAATACAAAGCAAACGGCAACGAAAACAAACCCTTCTCCCTGTTTGACGACAGCAAAGAATACACCTACGTTGCCCAATCCGAGCTTTTGGACGCACAAGGCAACAACATCCTGAAAGGCGTCAACTTTACCGCCGCCCAAAAACAATACAGCCTCAACGGCGACAAAGTCGAAGTCCGCCTGAGCGCGCCCGAAACCAACGGACTGAAAATCGACAAAGTCTATACTTTCACCAAAGACAGCTACCTCGTCAACGTCCGTTTCGACATTACCAACACCAGTGGCAAACCCGCCAACCTGAGCGCGGACTACCGCATCGTACGCGACCACAGCCAACCGGAAGGCCAAGGCTACTTCACACGCTCCTACCTCGGCCCCGTCGTGTACACTCCTGAAGACAAATTCCAAAAAGTCAGCTTCTCCGACTTGGACGACGATGCCAAATCAGGCAAAAACGAAGCCGAATACGCCCGCAAAACCCAAACCGGCTGGCTCGGCATGATTGAACACCACTTTATGTCCGCTTGGATTTTGCAGCCTAAAGGCGGACAAAGCGTTTGCGCCGCTGGCGACTGCCGTATCGACATCAAACGCCGCAACGACAACCTGTACAGCACCAGCGTCAGCGTGCCTTTAGCCGCTATCCAAAACGGCGCAAAAGCCGAAACTGCCATCAATCTGTATGCCGGCCCGCAGACCACATCCGTCATCGCAAACATCGCCGACAACCTGCAACTGGCAAAAGACTACGGCAAAGTACACTGGTTCGCATCGCCGCTCTTCTGGCTCCTGAACCAACTGCACAACATTATTGGCAACTGGGGCTGGGCAATCGTCGTTTTGACCATCATTGTCAAAGCCGTACTGTATCCATTGACCAACGCCTCTTACCGCTCTATGGCAAAAATGCGTGCCGCCGCACCTAAATTGCAAGCCATCAAAGAGAAATACGGCGACGACCGCATGGCGCAACAGCAAGCAATGATGCAGCTTTACAAAGACGAAAAAATCAACCCGCTGGGCGGCTGTCTGCCTATGTTGTTGCAAATCCCCGTATTCATCGGCTTGTACTGGGCGTTGTTCGCCTCCGTAGAATTGCGTCAGGCACCTTGGCTGGGCTGGATTACCGACCTTAGCCGCTCCGACCCCTACTACATCCTGCCCATCATTATGGCGGTAACCATGTTTGCCCAAACATTCCTCAATCCGCCGCCGACCGACCCGATGCAGGCAAAAATGATGAAAATCATGCCTTTGGTTTTCTCCGTTATGTTCTTCTTCTTCCCTGCCGGTTTGGTTTTGTACTGGGTGGTCAACAACCTCTTAACCATCACCCAGCAGTGGCACATCAACCGCAGCATCGAAAAACAACGCGCCCAAGGCGAAGTTGTTTCCTAG
- a CDS encoding SAM-dependent methyltransferase has protein sequence MSPVLYLIPTPLGTPDTPCLLPHEQQVVVGLTDFVVEAEKTARAHLKHLGVTTPIRELNLQTLNEHTDLKTLPELLKPLQEGRSMGIVSEAGCPAVADPGANLVALAHKHGFEVRPLVGPSSLLLALMASGANGQNFAFKGYLPSEKNERIQSLKALEQRSRQCGETQIFIETPYRNDALLADAVENLYPETRLCVATDLTLPTQEIISQTVAQWRKRKEMPNLKKRPTIFVMYAG, from the coding sequence ATGTCTCCTGTTTTGTATTTGATTCCTACGCCTTTGGGTACGCCTGACACACCGTGCCTGTTGCCGCATGAACAACAGGTGGTTGTCGGGCTGACGGATTTTGTCGTGGAAGCGGAAAAAACGGCGCGTGCGCATTTGAAACATTTGGGCGTGACTACGCCTATCCGCGAGCTGAATCTGCAAACGTTGAATGAACACACGGATTTGAAGACTTTGCCGGAATTGCTGAAACCTTTGCAGGAAGGGCGCAGTATGGGCATCGTCAGCGAGGCGGGTTGCCCGGCTGTGGCTGATCCGGGTGCGAATTTGGTGGCATTGGCGCATAAGCACGGTTTTGAAGTGCGTCCGCTGGTTGGGCCTTCCAGTCTGCTGCTGGCACTGATGGCTTCGGGTGCGAATGGGCAGAACTTTGCGTTTAAGGGTTATCTGCCGTCTGAAAAAAATGAGCGGATTCAGAGTTTGAAGGCTTTGGAGCAACGTTCGCGCCAGTGCGGCGAGACGCAGATTTTTATCGAAACGCCTTACCGCAATGATGCGCTGCTTGCCGATGCGGTGGAAAACCTGTATCCTGAAACGCGCTTGTGCGTGGCTACGGACTTGACCTTGCCGACACAGGAAATCATCAGCCAGACGGTTGCGCAGTGGCGAAAAAGAAAAGAAATGCCGAACTTGAAAAAACGCCCGACGATTTTTGTGATGTATGCGGGTTGA
- a CDS encoding nucleoside triphosphate pyrophosphatase, whose protein sequence is MGLELPLILGTSSVFRREQMERLGIAFQAVSPDFDETPMLGESAPQTALRLAEGKARSLTGRFPEALIVGADQVAWCDGRQWGKPMNLANAQKMLMHLSGREIEFYSAVVLLNTVTGTMWQHIDKTVVVMRQLDELHILRYLEREPDAVYCSCALKSEDLGALLIERIESTDPNALIGLPVFRLVDFLKNEGVEVL, encoded by the coding sequence ATGGGTTTGGAACTGCCTTTAATTTTGGGTACGAGTTCGGTTTTCCGCCGCGAACAGATGGAGCGGCTCGGCATTGCCTTTCAGGCGGTATCGCCTGATTTCGACGAAACGCCGATGCTGGGGGAGTCTGCCCCTCAAACGGCATTGCGCCTTGCCGAGGGTAAGGCGCGGTCGTTGACCGGGCGTTTCCCAGAGGCGTTGATTGTCGGTGCGGACCAGGTGGCGTGGTGCGACGGCAGGCAGTGGGGCAAGCCGATGAACCTTGCTAATGCGCAAAAGATGTTGATGCATTTGAGCGGCAGGGAGATTGAGTTTTACAGTGCGGTCGTTCTGCTAAATACGGTTACGGGCACGATGTGGCAGCATATCGATAAGACTGTGGTCGTGATGAGGCAGTTGGACGAGTTGCATATACTCCGCTATTTGGAACGTGAGCCTGATGCGGTTTATTGCTCGTGTGCGCTGAAGAGTGAGGATTTGGGTGCATTGCTGATTGAAAGGATTGAGAGTACCGATCCGAATGCTTTAATCGGTTTGCCGGTTTTCCGTCTGGTCGATTTCTTGAAAAATGAGGGCGTGGAGGTTCTGTAA
- a CDS encoding YceD family protein produces MSDPNLIDPEVFAAEGQNLQGSFLLEELDERVSSHDYPADKQTRVSFTLQGGRDRLQRLFLDLNVKADMPLVCQRCITPVPFLLDETSRIVLFADEGDLDEAMLADEELEGMLLEKELDVQTLVEDQILMSLPFSPRHEDCGDNGTLEEVNRDKPNPFAVLAGLKSS; encoded by the coding sequence ATGTCAGACCCTAATTTGATTGACCCAGAAGTTTTCGCCGCCGAAGGGCAGAACCTGCAAGGCAGCTTCCTGCTCGAAGAATTGGATGAACGCGTCAGTTCGCACGATTATCCGGCCGACAAACAGACACGCGTGTCGTTTACGCTGCAAGGCGGCCGCGACCGGTTGCAACGCCTGTTTCTCGACTTGAACGTCAAAGCCGATATGCCCCTGGTTTGCCAGCGTTGCATTACGCCCGTACCGTTTCTGCTCGACGAAACCAGCCGTATCGTCCTGTTTGCCGATGAAGGGGATTTGGACGAAGCCATGCTTGCCGATGAAGAATTGGAAGGCATGCTGCTCGAAAAAGAGCTTGACGTACAAACCTTGGTCGAAGACCAAATCCTGATGTCGCTCCCCTTCTCCCCTCGACACGAAGACTGCGGCGACAATGGGACACTGGAAGAAGTCAATCGGGACAAACCCAACCCCTTTGCTGTTTTAGCAGGTTTGAAAAGCAGTTAA
- the rpmF gene encoding 50S ribosomal protein L32, whose amino-acid sequence MAVQQNKKSPSKRGMHRSHDALTAPALSVDSTTGEVHRPHHISPNGMYRGRKVVKAKGE is encoded by the coding sequence ATGGCCGTTCAACAAAACAAAAAATCCCCTTCCAAACGCGGTATGCACCGTTCTCACGACGCACTGACCGCGCCCGCACTGTCTGTCGACAGCACAACCGGCGAAGTACACCGCCCGCACCACATCTCCCCCAACGGTATGTACCGCGGCCGCAAAGTGGTCAAAGCCAAAGGCGAATAA
- a CDS encoding phosphoribosyltransferase, which produces MKQKIWYTYDDIHRVIKALAEKIRNAGVKYDAMIAIGGGGFIPARMLRCFLEIPIYAVTTAYYDSDNEGQVTEEVKKVQWLDPVPEALRGKNVLVVDEVDDSRVTMEFCLTELLKEDFGTIGVAVLHEKIKAKAGKIPEGIPYFSGITVDDWWINYPWDALDIDEHNRLAESSRS; this is translated from the coding sequence ATGAAACAGAAAATCTGGTACACCTACGATGACATCCACCGCGTCATCAAAGCATTGGCAGAAAAAATCCGGAACGCCGGCGTCAAATACGATGCCATGATCGCCATCGGCGGCGGCGGCTTTATTCCGGCACGTATGCTGCGCTGTTTTCTGGAAATTCCGATTTATGCCGTAACCACCGCCTATTACGACAGCGACAACGAAGGACAAGTTACCGAAGAAGTCAAAAAAGTCCAATGGCTAGACCCCGTCCCCGAAGCCTTACGGGGTAAAAACGTCCTTGTTGTCGACGAAGTGGACGACAGCCGCGTTACCATGGAATTTTGCCTGACAGAGCTGCTCAAAGAAGACTTCGGCACCATCGGCGTCGCCGTACTGCACGAAAAAATCAAAGCCAAAGCAGGTAAAATCCCCGAAGGCATTCCCTATTTCAGCGGCATCACCGTAGACGACTGGTGGATTAACTATCCATGGGATGCACTCGATATCGACGAACACAACCGTCTTGCCGAAAGCAGCCGAAGCTGA
- the plsX gene encoding phosphate acyltransferase PlsX, with protein MITLAVDAMGGDQGLAVTVPGATAFLQAHPDVRLIMTGDEAQLRQALNAAGAPMELIDICHTTQVVGMDEAPQSALKNKKDSSMRVAINQVKEDKAQAAVSAGNTGALMATARFVLKTIPGIERPAIAKFLPSDTDHVTLALDLGANVDCTPEQLAQFAVIGSELVHALHPQKGQPRVGLVNVGTEDIKGTDTVKQTYKLLQNSKLNFIGNIESNSILYGEADVVVADGFVGNVMLKTIEGAVKFMSGAIRREFQSNLFNKLAAVAALPALKGLKNKLDPRKFNGAILLGLRGIVIKSHGGTDETGFRYALEEAYHEAKSASLSKIEQGVAEQLAALEAAKAVQNEIADDL; from the coding sequence ATGATTACATTGGCCGTAGATGCCATGGGCGGCGACCAAGGACTTGCCGTTACCGTACCCGGCGCAACCGCATTCCTCCAAGCACATCCCGATGTCCGCCTGATTATGACCGGCGACGAAGCACAGCTCCGCCAAGCCCTGAACGCGGCAGGCGCGCCGATGGAACTTATTGACATCTGCCATACCACCCAAGTCGTCGGCATGGACGAAGCACCGCAATCCGCCCTGAAAAACAAAAAAGACTCCTCCATGCGCGTTGCCATCAACCAAGTTAAAGAAGACAAAGCCCAAGCCGCCGTATCCGCAGGCAACACGGGCGCGCTCATGGCGACCGCGCGCTTCGTCCTCAAAACCATACCCGGCATCGAACGCCCCGCCATCGCCAAATTTCTCCCGTCCGACACCGACCATGTTACCCTTGCACTCGACCTCGGCGCGAACGTCGACTGCACCCCCGAACAGCTCGCCCAATTTGCCGTTATCGGCAGCGAACTCGTCCATGCACTCCATCCTCAAAAAGGACAGCCGCGCGTCGGGCTGGTCAACGTCGGCACAGAAGACATCAAAGGTACGGATACCGTCAAACAAACCTACAAACTGCTGCAAAACAGCAAACTCAACTTTATCGGCAACATCGAAAGCAACAGCATCCTCTACGGCGAAGCAGATGTCGTCGTCGCCGACGGCTTTGTCGGCAACGTCATGCTCAAAACCATCGAAGGCGCAGTCAAATTCATGAGCGGAGCCATCCGCCGCGAATTCCAAAGCAACCTGTTCAACAAACTTGCCGCCGTTGCCGCCCTACCCGCCCTCAAAGGGTTGAAAAACAAACTCGACCCGCGCAAATTCAACGGGGCCATCCTGCTCGGGCTGCGCGGCATCGTGATTAAAAGCCACGGAGGCACAGACGAAACCGGTTTCCGCTATGCCCTCGAAGAAGCTTACCATGAAGCCAAGTCTGCCAGCCTTTCCAAAATCGAACAAGGCGTAGCCGAACAGCTCGCCGCACTCGAAGCTGCCAAAGCCGTCCAAAACGAAATCGCCGACGACTTGTAA
- a CDS encoding MafI family immunity protein — MKTLEKRMKALDKRIMKFGKSLEGRLDARLIESALDYIHHAERLLAFEILCTYVEDFDIRLTEQESQEISFIDKEFRTESTLD; from the coding sequence ATGAAGACATTAGAAAAACGGATGAAAGCTCTAGACAAACGGATTATGAAGTTCGGAAAATCCCTTGAAGGCAGGCTTGATGCCCGTCTGATTGAATCCGCATTGGATTATATTCATCATGCAGAACGTTTGCTGGCTTTTGAAATCCTGTGTACTTATGTTGAAGATTTCGATATCCGGCTGACGGAACAAGAATCCCAAGAAATTTCTTTTATTGACAAGGAATTTAGGACAGAAAGTACGTTAGATTAG
- a CDS encoding beta-ketoacyl-ACP synthase III, giving the protein MQYAKISGTGSYLPANRVSNDDLAQKVDTSDEWITARTGIKFRHIAAENEKTSDLAAEAARRALDAAGLDSGEIDLIIVATATPDMQFPSTATIVQQKLGIGNGCPAFDVQAVCAGFMYALTTANAYIKSGMAKNALVIGAETFSRIVDWNDRTTCVLFGDGAGAVVLSASDKPGIIHGKLKADGNYLKLLNVPGQIACGKVSGSPYISMDGPGVFKFAVKMLSKIADDVIEEAGYTAAQIDWIVPHQANRRIIESTAKHLGLSMDKVILTVQDHGNTSAASIPLALDAGISNGQIKRGQNLLLEGIGGGFAWGAVLMEY; this is encoded by the coding sequence ATGCAGTATGCCAAAATTTCCGGCACGGGCAGCTATCTTCCCGCCAACCGCGTCAGCAATGACGACCTTGCCCAAAAGGTAGATACCTCTGACGAGTGGATTACCGCGCGTACGGGCATTAAGTTCCGCCATATTGCAGCCGAAAACGAGAAAACCAGCGACCTTGCAGCCGAAGCGGCGCGGCGCGCGCTGGATGCAGCCGGATTAGACAGCGGCGAAATCGATTTAATTATTGTGGCGACGGCAACGCCGGATATGCAGTTTCCTTCTACCGCCACCATCGTCCAACAAAAACTGGGGATAGGCAACGGCTGTCCCGCCTTCGACGTGCAGGCGGTGTGCGCGGGCTTTATGTACGCGCTGACTACGGCAAACGCCTACATTAAAAGCGGCATGGCGAAAAACGCGCTGGTCATCGGCGCGGAAACCTTCAGCCGCATCGTCGATTGGAACGACCGCACAACCTGCGTATTGTTCGGCGACGGCGCGGGCGCGGTGGTTTTAAGCGCGTCCGACAAACCGGGCATCATCCACGGCAAGCTGAAGGCAGACGGCAATTATCTGAAACTCTTAAACGTCCCCGGGCAAATCGCCTGCGGCAAAGTTTCCGGTTCGCCGTACATTTCGATGGACGGCCCCGGCGTGTTCAAGTTTGCCGTCAAAATGCTGTCCAAAATCGCCGATGACGTTATCGAAGAAGCCGGTTATACCGCCGCTCAAATCGACTGGATCGTGCCGCATCAGGCAAACCGCCGCATTATTGAATCGACCGCGAAACATTTGGGGCTAAGTATGGACAAAGTCATCCTGACCGTCCAAGACCACGGCAACACGTCCGCCGCCTCGATTCCGCTGGCTTTGGACGCGGGCATCAGCAACGGACAAATCAAACGCGGTCAAAACCTGCTGCTCGAAGGCATCGGCGGCGGTTTCGCGTGGGGCGCGGTATTGATGGAATATTAA
- a CDS encoding DUF1294 domain-containing protein — MKQLSFLKLTICTAFLSAVFILCPLLGSCYAILSFYTFALYGIDKRRAVQGKYRIPEYCLLLPALFGGWTGAYLGSRIFRHKTAKKRFVVLFRLTVSGNVLATLILIYSGLNLNQYGVASPCRTICTVCGFVALS, encoded by the coding sequence ATGAAGCAACTGTCTTTCCTCAAGCTGACAATATGCACAGCCTTTTTATCCGCTGTTTTCATATTATGTCCCCTATTGGGATCGTGTTACGCCATACTGTCTTTTTACACATTTGCACTTTACGGCATAGACAAACGGCGTGCCGTACAGGGAAAGTACCGCATTCCCGAATACTGCCTGCTGCTGCCTGCCTTGTTCGGCGGTTGGACGGGCGCATACTTGGGCAGCAGGATATTCAGGCATAAAACGGCGAAAAAGCGTTTTGTTGTGCTGTTCCGTCTGACTGTTTCAGGTAATGTCCTGGCGACCCTCATCCTGATTTATAGTGGATTAAATTTAAACCAGTACGGCGTTGCCTCGCCTTGCCGTACTATTTGTACTGTCTGCGGCTTCGTCGCCTTGTCCTGA